Genomic window (Alteromonas pelagimontana):
CTTTCCCCCGAATCAGACGAATATGTACAGGTATTCCATTGGCCTCACGGTACAACAGCAACGTTCGACTGCCCGCATTTTCCGGCAACGCCTGGAAATCATCGTCGTGTAGCCAGGATATTGCAGACACCGATTTACCCAAAAGGCTCTCTGGAGACTCACCACAAAACAACGCGCAGTTTTCGCTAACATGAGTGACGTTTAACGTCTTGTCGTCGATTCGCAAAAGCGCGCCGAAGTTTTGAATTTTTCCCGTAAGGTGAAGCTGTTCTTTCTCGCAGTTGGCGAGTAAATCTTCTATTCTCAAAACTCCCGCTCCGTCATCCTAATCAGATTAAGATCGATTGCTTTTACTATTGCTTTCTTTGATCAATGTATAAAAAGCTTCCTGATGCAGCGGCTTGTGAAAATAAAAACCCTGCACGATTTCGCATTCCACTTCTTTAAGAACGTTAAACTGTTCTTCGGTTTCAATACCTTCCGCTACCACACGTAAACCCAGGGCCTGTCCCATTTTAATGATGGTACGGGCTATCGCGCGATCATCCGGCTCATCAACCACGCCGTCGATGAAGCTACGGTCGATTTTGATTTCCTGAATCGGCAGTTTGCGCAGATAAGATAATGAAGATTGTCCTACACCGAAGTCGTCTACACTCAAACCTATCCCCAGCTCCACAAATTCGTCCAATAGTACTGCAATTTTGTCAATGCGTTCCATCAACGCACTTTCAGTAATTTCGAATTTGATTTGCGAAGGCGTAATCCGATACTGGCTTAAGAGGTCTTTTACTTCTGTTACAAACTTTTTGTTTCTCAGTTGCTTGGTGGACACATTGATAGAAATAGTGGGTAGAGCTAAGCCTTTATCTAACCATTCGCGCAGGTATTTAAAAACAAGCTCCATTGCATGTAACCCAACCTCGCCAATCAAACGTCCTTTTTCCGCAATATCAATGAAGGTGCCTGCGGGAATATCCTTCAGCCCTTTTTGATTACAACGCAATAATGCTTCGGCGCCGATAATTGTGCCGGTAACAGTTTCAATTTGAGGCTGAAATTCAATTTCGAAATGATTTTCATTAAGCGCTGTACGTAAACCTTTTTCAATATCCATTTTTGTGACAGCATCTTCTTTCATTTGCTGCGTAAAATATTGGTACTGATTTCTACCCAGTTCTTTGGCGCGGTACATAGCAGTATCTGCATTTTTCAACAGAACGAAATTATCTTCCCCATCCTCCGGAAAGATACTGATACCTACGCTGGCAGAAACAAATAACGTGTGTTCATTAATTTCAAAAGGCGCATTTATCATTTTGATAATCCGCTTTGCCACTTCATCAATTTCAACGACTTCGTTGGCACATAAGACGGCGACAAATTCATCACCGCCCATCCTGGCCAACACGTCAGTGTCGCGAATACATTTTTGCAGCCGTTTTGTCACCTGCTTAAGCAGCAAGTCACCGATATTGTGTCCTAAAGTATCATTAATCGCCTTGAAGTCATCCAGGTCAAAAAACAGCACGCCACATAAGGTATCCTGCCGTTGGGCATTACCTATCATGATTTCCAAACGCTCTGTGAGCACGTTACGATTGGGCAGTTTAGTCAGTTCATCATGGGTCGCGAGGAATTCAATTTTACGTTGCACATTCTTGATTTCATTTACATCGCTGTACGATGCGACATAATTTTTGTGCTTTCCATCGGCATCTTTGACCACATTGATGGTGAGCCACATAGGAATTTCATGACCGGACTTATGCCGATTAAGCACCTCACCCTGCCAATATCCTTGTTGCTCAAGAACAAGATACATATTTTCGTAAAAGCTTTCTGAATGCTTTCCAGACGACAAGATACGCGGAGTTTTACCAATGATGTCGTTGATGGAGTAACCTGTAAATTCGCAAAACGCCTGATTTGAGGTGACAATTACGCCTTCTTCATCCGTGATCAGAATCGCCTCACCAGCGCGATCGAACAGCTTACCCGCTAGTTTCAACTGTTCATTAGCATGACGGGCCCGGGTAATATCATTTGCCTGAGTACAAATTGACCGAATGTTACCTTCATCATCAAAAATTGGAAATCTTACGCTTTCCAGTACCACCTTCCCTCGCGCTGTATCGAATTCGTCTATTGTCTGAATGGGCACGAGGGAGCGCATGGTATCAATGTCTTTTTCTCGCAGTGACTTCGCCACTGACTCCTCGAAAAGATGGCGATCCGTTTTGCCCAGAATCGAATTGGCATCAACGTCAAAAAGCGCTTCAAACCGGGCATTCACAAATTCATAGCGGCCAGCGTTATCTTTAAGCGCTACCACCGATAACGAGTTGTTCATTATTGCCAGCAACTGCTCCTGACTTTTTTCCACCCGTTCATGCGCCGTTACCAGTTCGGAATTATCAATAATGACCAGAATGACCCCGGTAATATCGTCTTTCTGATTAAAAATCGGCGTAATAAAAATGTTATAGGTTTCACGATTGGAAGGTTTGATAATGATATTGGTTTTGCCTCCACTGTTAAGCGTGGAGGTAAGTCGGTGTTCAATATCAACAAAATATTCCGGCAGATTTAATTCCTTCACTTCGCGTTTATAAGTGCCGGTATTGAGATGGTACTTGCGATTGGCCGCCTCATTGGTGCGTGTGAGTCTGAGTTTGATATCAAACACGAAAATTGGAAAATCCATGGTGTTATACATGCTTTCCAGTTCGCTATTAATAGAAGATAACTCGGCGGACTTATTCGTGCTTTCTTCATTAACGCTAATAAGCTCTTCGTTGGTAGCCTGAAGCTCTTCGTTGGTCGCTTCCAACTCTTCATTGTTGGCCTGAAGTTCTTCATTGGCTGCCTGAATCTCTTCATTCAGCGCCTGCATTTCTTCTGCCGATGCCGCCATTTCTTCAGTAAGAGTTTGCAATTGTTCGCGGGCGGCTATCAGCTCTGCAACATCAGCGTTCTCAGTGTCGTATTCATTTTCGCGCACCGGAACAGGCTCGTCGCTGGCGGGCTGAAAGTTAACCAGAAAAAGATCAGATTCCTGCTCTTCCAGAGGAATTACCGCCAGCCGCCAGGAGTTATTGTTGTCCTTCTCAATTCTGCGACTGCGACTTAAGGTCTGGGTACCATTTCGGCGCGCTTTATTCATGGCGCTTACCAATTCAGCTGCAAATTCGGGGGTAATAAGCTTGGCAAGATTGAGATCCGGCACCCCTGAAGGAAAGCTGATGAAAGGATGTAAATTTCCTCTGGAATGCAACACGCTAAAGCGGGAGTTGATTAAAATACTGGGGCCAAAATGTTGTATTATTGCATCGCTAAACAAACGTTCATAGTTGCTTCCCGCTGAAGAACGCGCTCTCTCCGAGGTTAACGCACCTTTGAGCATTTTGGGAATTGTCGGACGTTTAGAGCTTTTATTAACTTTGAAAATTCGGCAGCGTCTATCTACCGCTGCAAAGAAATCATCTTTTAGGCCGATAGATTCTGATTTGCCTAAAAATAATATGCCTGCATCTACCAAAGAGTAACGGAACAACGACATAACCCGCTGCTGCAATTCGTTATTAAAGTAGATCAGCACATTGCGAAATGAAATCATATCCAGGTGTAAAAATGGGGGATCCCGGGTGATATCCTGCCGAGAAAAGGTGATCTTATCCCGTAAGCGCTTTTTGGGTTGATAGGCTTCGTCGCTATAATGGAAATACTTTTCCACTAGCTCCGCATCGACACTGTTGACCGAATGCGGGCTATAGCAGCCTTTGCGAGCAATGGTCAGCGCCCGTTCGTCAATATCGGTGCCGAATAACTGTAAGCTTACTTTTTTGCCTTGTTTGTCAATTTCTTCAAGAAAAAGAATGGCGATTGAATATGCTTCTTCTCCAGTTGCACACCCCGCTACCCATACTCTTACTACTTCATCCTCCTTTTTACCTTCCACAATGTCGGACACAAAGGCGCGAAGGGCTTTAAAAGCTTCTTTGTCGCGAAAGAAATTGGTCACCGAAATCAGCAGTTCTTTGGACAAGGCAACAACTTCATCAGTATTGTTGTGAATGTACTCTACATATTCCGCCAGGGTTTCTTTGTGCGTGGCGATAAGGCGTCGATTGACCCGTCGAAGCAGGGTGGATTGTTTATAAAAGCTAAAATCTATTTTTGTTTCTTCACGAATTTTGTCGTAAAGCACTTCCATTAACTGAATTTTTTCCTCCTCAGAAGAAGGAAAAAACGTATTCGACACCTTATAGGTGAGCGTGGCGATTTCCCGCCCGATTTCCTGAGGCGCAAGCACCTTGTCTACATCGACAGTGTCTAGCGAAGACGTGGGCATGCCATCATATTTCGCTGTGGTAGGGTTTTGCACAATGGCAAAGCCACCTACGCCTTTAATAGCTTTTAAGCCGCGGGAGCCATCACTTCCGGTGCCGGATAACACCACCCCGATAGCATGATCGCCTAACTCATCAGCTAATGACTCAAACAGTACATTGACAGAAGGTTTTGGCGACACTTCTTCTGGCGACTTTACCAGAAAGAGCCGTTTGTCACGGTAAACAATATGGAACCCGGGCGGACCGACATAGATGTGGTTATTCTTAACTTCGATGTTGTTTTTTATTTCACTGACATCATAAGTGGTTTCCCGCGCCAGGATTTCTGTCATCTGACTTTTATGACTAGGCGATAGATGCTGTGCAATAACCAGGCTGGCGTTAATTTCTTTGGGAAGTTCCGAAACCAGATTGATAAGCGCCTCAATTCCGCCCGCTGATGAACCCACACCAACTACAAAAGGATTAGTATTCGGATTGTTGTTATTTTTAATGGAATCGTGATCCATGTGTCGCCTACTTCCTAATTCAGAGCGGCAAATTAATCGCCATAAAAAAGCGCTAAATAAGAGCGCTTGTTAGAAACCTAGTGCCGAACGAAATTTATGTGTAAAAGCATGACATGGAAAATGACGTTACCATAGAATGATAGGAAGGCACCGCCATTCTATCCCACAATTTTGCAAGCTAGCTTGTTATACTAATTCTCGTTAATATGTGATCAGCTCAAAGCACACATCATTGCGGATTAGTATTATTTCCCGAAGTAAGTAAACCAATAAATTTTACACGATGACTTCAGCCATATTTCCTTTGCTTTCCAACCAGGTTTTTCTATCGCCTGCGCGCTTTTTAGCAAGTAGCATATCCATAAGCTCAAGCATGTCAGCAGCATCATCAATGGTAAGCTGTACGAGCCGGCGGGTATTTGGATCCATTGTTGTCTCACGCAGCTGGATTGGGTTCATTTCTCCTAATCCTTTAAAGCGCTGAACATTAACTTTTCCGCGCTTGTTTTCTGCTTCAATACGGTCTAACACGCCCTGCTTTTCACCTTCATCCAGCGCATAGAAAACTTCTTTGCCCACATCAATACGAAATAGCGGTGGCATTGCTACATACACATGGCCGCTGTCGACCAACGTCCGGAAGTGCTTCACGAACAATGCGCACAGCAAAGTGGCAATGTGCAAACCATCGGAATCGGCGTCGGCCAGAATACAAATTTTACCGTAGCGCAATCCGCTTAAATCGGTGGAATCTGGATCGATCCCCAGCGCAACGGAAATATCGTGAATTTCCTGCGACCCTAATACCTGCGAAGAATCTACTTCCCAGCTATTCAGAATTTTCCCCCGTAGCGGCATAATTGCCTGGAACTCTCGATCCCGGGCTTGCTTCGCCGAGCCACCCGCAGAATCTCCTTCCACTAAAAAAAGTTCTGAGCGATTGATGTCCTGAGATGAACAATCGGTCAGCTTACCTGGCAACGCGGGGCCTTGCGTTACCTTTTTACGGGCGACTTTCTTATTTTGCCGCAATCGGCGCTGCGCATTGTTGATACACATATCCGCCAGCGCTTCAGCAATATCGGTATGTTGATTCAGCCATAAACTGAATGCATCTTTCACTACGCCGGAAACGAATGCCGCCGCTTGCCGGGAAGATAAGCGCTCTTTAATCTGGCCTGCGAACTGCGGATCCTGCATTTTGGTAGAAAGAATGTAAGCGCAGCGGTCCCAAATGTCATCTGGCGTCAGTTTGACACCCCGGGGCAACAGATTGCGGAATTCGCAAAATTCGCGCATGGATTCAAGCAACCCCTGCCTTAAACCGTTAACGTGAGTTCCGCCCTGAGCGGTAGGAATAAGATTCACATAGCTTTCGGTGATGATCTCACCACCTTCAGGCAGCCACATTACTGCCCAGTCAGCGGCTTCGGTATTACCACTAAACGAACCGACAAACGGATTATCCTGCGGTAAGGTTTCATATTGCTCTACCGCCTGATAGAGATAATCGCGCAGGCCATCTTCATAGAACCATTCCTCAGTTTGCTGGGTGATTTTATTGTCGAACCTAATGCGCAATCCCGGGCACAATACCGCTTTTGCACGCAAATTATGGATAAGACGCGAGGCGGAAAACTTTGCAGAATCAAAATACTTCGGATCAGGCCAAAACCTTACCCGCGTGCCCGTATTGCGTTTGCCGCAGCTATCAATAACCTGCAAGTCTTCAACTTTGTCACCATTGGCAAATACGATTTGATAGACATTACTATCCCGGCGGATGGTCACTTCCACCCGCGTCGACAACGCATTCACCACTGAAATTCCCACGCCATGCAAACCGCCAGAAAAGGCGTAGTTTTTATTTGAAAACTTACCGCCAGCGTGTAACTTGGTCATGATCAGTTCAACACCGGATATGCCCTCTTCAGGATGAATATCCACTGGCATACCACGCCCATCATCCGTGACTTCCAATGAATGATCTTCATGCAATATCACTTTAATATTTGTTGCATGCCCCGCCAGTGCTTCATCCACACTGTTATCAATAACTTCCTGTCCGAGGTGATTGGGCCGAACGGTGTCGGTGTACATGCCGGGGCGTCGTTTAACCGGGTCAAGTCCATTGAGAACTTCAATTGCATCGGAATTATATTGAGTAGACATAGTTAGCGTAAATCTGGCCTAAAAAGGAAACAAAGTATTCGCATTAAAAGCCGGTTACAGGCTAAGCGAATGCGCTTGGTGATGTTAGCAGGGGCGACACGTAGGGGCAATCCTGCTCTTTTGTTAAAAGACGGAGCCTGCCGCGAGTGCATCAATGCTTAATTATGCCGGGCTGGAATCAGGTAAAACACCAAGAAACGCAGCGATATCAGGCAAGTGCTTAGCGTAATCTACAAAACTATGGTCGCCGCCTTCTTCCACCAACAAGGTACTGGAAGCATATTTCTGTTGCGCTTGTCGATAGTCCAGTGTGGTATCCCCCGTTTGCAGCATTACCCGGTACACGGTGGGATCAGCAAGCTGAGCAGAATCTAAGCTTTGCAACAACCCCATGTCGCTGTCTAAAAGCACAAATTTTTCGCCGTTGTAAGGGTTAACATGCTCTCCCAGGTAATCGATTAGCAGCTCATAAGGTTTAACTGCGGGATTAACCAGCACCGCTTTGCCACCATACTTTTCCACCAGCCAAGAGGCGAGAAACCCTCCCATACTGCTGCCGATGACTTTCAGCCCTTGAGCAGTGAGTGAGGGTGTTGTCTCAATGAGTGTTAGTAACTGATCTACCACCTTCGTTGGATAATTCGATAGCTGCGGTATGTGCAGCGTGCACGCAGGGCAATTTGCGGCAATGTAAGCTTTTGTTTGTTCCGCCTTTATCGAGCGGGGAGAGCTGAGAAATCCGTGTAAATAGAGTACATCGCTCATGTCAATCTCCTGATGGTAGTCGACCAGTTTCCATCCTCAGCAAGGTCGATAGTTCGATAACCGGCGGGAACATTATCGGTGCCGAAGGTTTCCGTCATCTGCCACTGCCAGCAGGTCGACGGCGCGCCAAGAATAGAAAGCCCTTCGTGGGTTCTTTTAATATCAGCATGCACATGCCCATGAATTACTATTTGTATATCTTTATGGGCACGTAACCAGCTTAAAACTCGCTCAGCGTTCGCTAAATAGTGCGTATCCATCCAGCTGTTCGATGGCAGAATATGATGATGTAGCGCCAGCATATGATAAGCGCTTGACTCACGCGCCATGGCGTGGTGAATGGCCATCAGTGCTGCGGGCAGCACTCTCCCTTTCGTGCCTTGCCAGCGAGTGTCCAACCCATGAACTCTCCAGGCTCCCAGCTCCCACGGCTTTCCCGCCACCAGTAAATGCTTACCCAGATAGCGCGTAAAGTGTTCTGACTGATCATGGTTCCCCGCAATGACGTGCCACGGAATGTGGTGAAGACGAGAGGCTACTATCTCAACAAAATGCTGATAACTTTCCGCGCTTTCGTCACCGCTGATGTCTCCGGTAAACAGTATGGCGTCCGGGGTTTCAGCCAGCGCCATATCCATGCATTGCAAAAGGGTTTCATACGGATTTATACCGTTGAAAGGGCATTGGGATTTGTCTGCCTGAAGATGACAATCTGTAAGTTGTATTAGCCGCATTACGCTTCTGTTGTCACCTGCGGGCGTTGCTTCAGACAAAACTGTAACCACTCGCCTAAAAACACGTTCACCATTTGTTTTTCGTTGCGCTGACGCATTTTGTTATTCGGGTACTCGTAAGATGCCGCAAAGGCACCGGTATTCTGACTACTGATCACTTCCGCCATTCTCGCATCGTGATACAACCGCACCCGCATTGAAGGTTTTAAATAAGGCGGCGTGTGCTTGTTAATCTGCTCAATGGATATAGTAGTGGTATATCGCGCAGTTTCTTCAATCGTCATGCGATAGCTAAGCCGGGGCCCCACCGAAAAATCATAACTCAGATCTTCAGTGTCGCAATCGGGAAGTATGCGTAAAAACCGGCTGTAATTTACTTCACACACCGCTTGCATACTTGGTAAATGGGGAACGTATTTTCGGGACAACTTAATTTTTCACCTGCCAGTTTTCCAGTAAAGTTTGTTTATGCATAAAGAACCATTGTAGCGCAATTATGGTAGCAGCGTTGTCAATACCGCCATTTTCCAGCCATTCCCTCGCATCCTTTTCGGTAACCCGATGCACCCGAATATCTTCTGCTTCTTCATGCAGGCCATGGATTCCCGATGCTTTAGTGGCGTCGGTCGCCGCTACATAAATATGTATACGTTCAGTGGTTCCGCCGGGACTTGCCAGGTAACTTAACGCTTTAGTTAAATGAGCCAGTTCAATGCCAGATTCTTCCTGCGCTTCCCTATGACAAACCGCTTCTTTGACTTCACCTTTTTCAATGATGCCAGCGATCACCTCGAAAAGCCATGGCGTGTCGCTTGTTGCTAAAGCACCGATACGAAATTGTTCAATAAGAACAAACTCCCCGGTTATGGGATCATAGGGCAAAACCGCTACCGCGTGTCCGCGCTCAAAAACTTCGCGGCTTATTTTTTCACTCCATCCACCGCCAAACAATTTATGCCGAAAATCGTATTTGACCATCTTAAAAAAACCATTATAAAGCGGTGTAGTGGACTCGATTTCGACATCGTTTGAGGTAAACATCTGGATTTTCTTGTTCATTTACATTCACTCGCGCATGTAAAGAGAGTATACTGGATATTACAGTCAGTCTCAAAGAATGTACACATGCTTACCTGCCATGTGGATCAGTCGTTGCCCGTCAGCGTTAATGAATATCCGGCGGTCTGATTACAGGTAACATATTCTGTTACAGTTAAACACGCTATGTTACGACAATAGACTACCGGTTTGCGATTGATTTTCATACACTTCACAACTATATGCAGTCCGAGGGACTAAATTTTTAAACAGGAAGGCGCTTTAATGAAACGAACACTACTCTCGCTAATTATCGGATTGGGAATAACCTCTTCCGCACTAGCTGACGACCTACTGCAAGTTTACCAACAAGCTCTCTCAAGTGATCCTGTGGTTAACCGTGCACAAGCTGAGCGGGACGCTGCTTACTCAGGTATCCCCATTAGTCGCGCCAATTTATTACCGCAAATTGCGGGTACTGTCGGGTATACGTTTGCTAGCCGGGAAAGCACACAATTTGCCGGTAGCGATGAACAGAACCTATCGTTAATTACGTTAGACTCAGAGACAGAATCTATTGACTATGGTATCGACATGTCGATGTCGCTTTATGATCACGCCAACTGGGTCGGACTTAACCGTGCTGAAAAAGTAGCAGAGCAAAGCGATGCGCAACTCGCTGCTGCGATGCAGAATCTGATTGTTCGTACTGTTACGGCTTATTTTGACGTATTACGGGCTAAGGACAACCTTGAATTTGTTCGAGCAGAAAAGCGGGCTATCGAGCGTCAGCTTGAACAGACCAAGCAGCGTTTTGAAGTGGGCTTGACAGCGATTACAGATGTACATGAGGCTCAAGCCAATTATGACACCACCGTGGCGCAGGAAATTCAAGCCGAAAACCAGGTAGAAGTAGCTCTGGAAGGATTGCGTGTGATATCGGGTAAGTACCACGATAAACTGTTCACACTGGATACTGACTCCTTCTCAGCTTCGTTACCGACACCTGCGAAGGTGGAAGACTGGCTAAGCATAGCCGAAGACAGCAACCTGTCTTTGCTGGTGAATCGTCTTGCCCTTGATATTGCGAAAGAAGATATTGCTGCCGCTCAAGCGGGTCATTATCCGTCACTGGGTTTAAGTGCGTCTGCTGGCCGCACCAAGAATGATATTTCCAGCGATAATATCAATTACACTACTCCGTATTTAAATAACTACAGTGTAGGAGTTAATCTTAGCGTTCCCATTTTCCAGGGTTTGCGAGTATCGTCTCAGACCGAACAGGCTCGGTATCAGTACATCGCGGTCAGTCAGGATGTAGAACTGACATATCGCCAGACCGTGCAGTCTATACGTAGTTCCTTTAACGATTTAAAAGCAGCCATTTCTACTATTCGTGCCTTGGAACAAGCCGTAGTTTCTGCAAAAAGCGCATTACAAGCGACTGAAGCGGGTTTTGATGTGGGTACACGAACAATTGTTGATGTGTTGGACAGCACCCGTAATTTGTTCGATGCCAGACGTAATTTAGCTAGCGCCCGTTACGATTTTATTCAAGCCGTGGTGGACTTAAAGCAAGCCGCCGGCAGTTTGACTAGTGAAGACATTGTAACCATTAACCGGGGCCTGGAACCGCAGGAGTCAAAACAACCGCAATAACCAAAGGAGGGCATTCTGCCCTCCTTTACTTTACCTGTCCGGGCTCTGCTCAACATAAAT
Coding sequences:
- the nudF gene encoding ADP-ribose diphosphatase, whose protein sequence is MNKKIQMFTSNDVEIESTTPLYNGFFKMVKYDFRHKLFGGGWSEKISREVFERGHAVAVLPYDPITGEFVLIEQFRIGALATSDTPWLFEVIAGIIEKGEVKEAVCHREAQEESGIELAHLTKALSYLASPGGTTERIHIYVAATDATKASGIHGLHEEAEDIRVHRVTEKDAREWLENGGIDNAATIIALQWFFMHKQTLLENWQVKN
- the tolC gene encoding outer membrane channel protein TolC produces the protein MKRTLLSLIIGLGITSSALADDLLQVYQQALSSDPVVNRAQAERDAAYSGIPISRANLLPQIAGTVGYTFASRESTQFAGSDEQNLSLITLDSETESIDYGIDMSMSLYDHANWVGLNRAEKVAEQSDAQLAAAMQNLIVRTVTAYFDVLRAKDNLEFVRAEKRAIERQLEQTKQRFEVGLTAITDVHEAQANYDTTVAQEIQAENQVEVALEGLRVISGKYHDKLFTLDTDSFSASLPTPAKVEDWLSIAEDSNLSLLVNRLALDIAKEDIAAAQAGHYPSLGLSASAGRTKNDISSDNINYTTPYLNNYSVGVNLSVPIFQGLRVSSQTEQARYQYIAVSQDVELTYRQTVQSIRSSFNDLKAAISTIRALEQAVVSAKSALQATEAGFDVGTRTIVDVLDSTRNLFDARRNLASARYDFIQAVVDLKQAAGSLTSEDIVTINRGLEPQESKQPQ
- a CDS encoding YqiA/YcfP family alpha/beta fold hydrolase — translated: MSDVLYLHGFLSSPRSIKAEQTKAYIAANCPACTLHIPQLSNYPTKVVDQLLTLIETTPSLTAQGLKVIGSSMGGFLASWLVEKYGGKAVLVNPAVKPYELLIDYLGEHVNPYNGEKFVLLDSDMGLLQSLDSAQLADPTVYRVMLQTGDTTLDYRQAQQKYASSTLLVEEGGDHSFVDYAKHLPDIAAFLGVLPDSSPA
- a CDS encoding EAL domain-containing protein; protein product: MDHDSIKNNNNPNTNPFVVGVGSSAGGIEALINLVSELPKEINASLVIAQHLSPSHKSQMTEILARETTYDVSEIKNNIEVKNNHIYVGPPGFHIVYRDKRLFLVKSPEEVSPKPSVNVLFESLADELGDHAIGVVLSGTGSDGSRGLKAIKGVGGFAIVQNPTTAKYDGMPTSSLDTVDVDKVLAPQEIGREIATLTYKVSNTFFPSSEEEKIQLMEVLYDKIREETKIDFSFYKQSTLLRRVNRRLIATHKETLAEYVEYIHNNTDEVVALSKELLISVTNFFRDKEAFKALRAFVSDIVEGKKEDEVVRVWVAGCATGEEAYSIAILFLEEIDKQGKKVSLQLFGTDIDERALTIARKGCYSPHSVNSVDAELVEKYFHYSDEAYQPKKRLRDKITFSRQDITRDPPFLHLDMISFRNVLIYFNNELQQRVMSLFRYSLVDAGILFLGKSESIGLKDDFFAAVDRRCRIFKVNKSSKRPTIPKMLKGALTSERARSSAGSNYERLFSDAIIQHFGPSILINSRFSVLHSRGNLHPFISFPSGVPDLNLAKLITPEFAAELVSAMNKARRNGTQTLSRSRRIEKDNNNSWRLAVIPLEEQESDLFLVNFQPASDEPVPVRENEYDTENADVAELIAAREQLQTLTEEMAASAEEMQALNEEIQAANEELQANNEELEATNEELQATNEELISVNEESTNKSAELSSINSELESMYNTMDFPIFVFDIKLRLTRTNEAANRKYHLNTGTYKREVKELNLPEYFVDIEHRLTSTLNSGGKTNIIIKPSNRETYNIFITPIFNQKDDITGVILVIIDNSELVTAHERVEKSQEQLLAIMNNSLSVVALKDNAGRYEFVNARFEALFDVDANSILGKTDRHLFEESVAKSLREKDIDTMRSLVPIQTIDEFDTARGKVVLESVRFPIFDDEGNIRSICTQANDITRARHANEQLKLAGKLFDRAGEAILITDEEGVIVTSNQAFCEFTGYSINDIIGKTPRILSSGKHSESFYENMYLVLEQQGYWQGEVLNRHKSGHEIPMWLTINVVKDADGKHKNYVASYSDVNEIKNVQRKIEFLATHDELTKLPNRNVLTERLEIMIGNAQRQDTLCGVLFFDLDDFKAINDTLGHNIGDLLLKQVTKRLQKCIRDTDVLARMGGDEFVAVLCANEVVEIDEVAKRIIKMINAPFEINEHTLFVSASVGISIFPEDGEDNFVLLKNADTAMYRAKELGRNQYQYFTQQMKEDAVTKMDIEKGLRTALNENHFEIEFQPQIETVTGTIIGAEALLRCNQKGLKDIPAGTFIDIAEKGRLIGEVGLHAMELVFKYLREWLDKGLALPTISINVSTKQLRNKKFVTEVKDLLSQYRITPSQIKFEITESALMERIDKIAVLLDEFVELGIGLSVDDFGVGQSSLSYLRKLPIQEIKIDRSFIDGVVDEPDDRAIARTIIKMGQALGLRVVAEGIETEEQFNVLKEVECEIVQGFYFHKPLHQEAFYTLIKESNSKSNRS
- a CDS encoding DUF1249 domain-containing protein, whose protein sequence is MQAVCEVNYSRFLRILPDCDTEDLSYDFSVGPRLSYRMTIEETARYTTTISIEQINKHTPPYLKPSMRVRLYHDARMAEVISSQNTGAFAASYEYPNNKMRQRNEKQMVNVFLGEWLQFCLKQRPQVTTEA
- a CDS encoding metallophosphoesterase family protein codes for the protein MRLIQLTDCHLQADKSQCPFNGINPYETLLQCMDMALAETPDAILFTGDISGDESAESYQHFVEIVASRLHHIPWHVIAGNHDQSEHFTRYLGKHLLVAGKPWELGAWRVHGLDTRWQGTKGRVLPAALMAIHHAMARESSAYHMLALHHHILPSNSWMDTHYLANAERVLSWLRAHKDIQIVIHGHVHADIKRTHEGLSILGAPSTCWQWQMTETFGTDNVPAGYRTIDLAEDGNWSTTIRRLT
- the parE gene encoding DNA topoisomerase IV subunit B, with protein sequence MSTQYNSDAIEVLNGLDPVKRRPGMYTDTVRPNHLGQEVIDNSVDEALAGHATNIKVILHEDHSLEVTDDGRGMPVDIHPEEGISGVELIMTKLHAGGKFSNKNYAFSGGLHGVGISVVNALSTRVEVTIRRDSNVYQIVFANGDKVEDLQVIDSCGKRNTGTRVRFWPDPKYFDSAKFSASRLIHNLRAKAVLCPGLRIRFDNKITQQTEEWFYEDGLRDYLYQAVEQYETLPQDNPFVGSFSGNTEAADWAVMWLPEGGEIITESYVNLIPTAQGGTHVNGLRQGLLESMREFCEFRNLLPRGVKLTPDDIWDRCAYILSTKMQDPQFAGQIKERLSSRQAAAFVSGVVKDAFSLWLNQHTDIAEALADMCINNAQRRLRQNKKVARKKVTQGPALPGKLTDCSSQDINRSELFLVEGDSAGGSAKQARDREFQAIMPLRGKILNSWEVDSSQVLGSQEIHDISVALGIDPDSTDLSGLRYGKICILADADSDGLHIATLLCALFVKHFRTLVDSGHVYVAMPPLFRIDVGKEVFYALDEGEKQGVLDRIEAENKRGKVNVQRFKGLGEMNPIQLRETTMDPNTRRLVQLTIDDAADMLELMDMLLAKKRAGDRKTWLESKGNMAEVIV